The following coding sequences are from one Treponema parvum window:
- a CDS encoding alpha/beta hydrolase → MKNAIIYIHGKGGSAKEASHYQALFADGDVIGFDYRSQSPWEAKKEFPPYFDSVFKNCKSVTIIADSIGAFFAMHALSDMPIEKAYFISPVVNMENLIINMMTKANVNENELRDKGEFDTPFGEKLSWEYLCYAREHPVHWTAPTHILYGAKDNLTSFKIISEFAHRIGATLTVMKDGEHRFHTKEQMHFLDNWIQRFISKRTESDGENYAVE, encoded by the coding sequence ATGAAAAACGCAATCATATACATACACGGAAAAGGCGGGAGCGCAAAAGAAGCCTCGCATTATCAAGCGCTTTTTGCAGACGGCGATGTTATCGGTTTTGATTACAGGTCCCAATCTCCGTGGGAAGCAAAAAAAGAATTCCCGCCGTATTTTGATTCCGTTTTTAAAAACTGTAAATCCGTGACGATCATAGCGGACAGTATCGGCGCGTTTTTTGCCATGCACGCTTTATCGGATATGCCGATAGAAAAAGCGTATTTTATTTCTCCCGTTGTGAACATGGAAAACCTGATTATAAACATGATGACGAAGGCAAATGTAAACGAAAACGAACTCCGCGATAAAGGCGAATTCGATACACCATTTGGGGAAAAACTTTCGTGGGAATATCTTTGCTATGCAAGGGAACATCCTGTCCATTGGACGGCGCCGACACATATTCTCTACGGCGCAAAAGACAATTTGACATCTTTTAAAATAATTTCCGAATTTGCACATCGAATCGGTGCAACGCTTACTGTTATGAAAGACGGGGAACATCGGTTTCATACGAAAGAGCAAATGCACTTTCTTGATAATTGGATACAGCGCTTTATTTCCAAAAGGACGGAAAGTGATGGAGAAAATTATGCCGTCGAGTAA
- a CDS encoding TfoX/Sxy family protein — MPSSKEYLDFILDQLSELEDINCRAMMGEFIIYYRGKIVGGIYDDRLLVKAVPSAVMYMPNASYELPYPGAKEMLLVDGVEDKAFITGLFNAMYDELPVPKMKKKR; from the coding sequence ATGCCGTCGAGTAAAGAATATTTGGATTTTATTTTAGACCAACTGTCCGAACTGGAAGATATAAACTGTCGGGCGATGATGGGAGAATTTATTATCTATTATCGGGGTAAAATCGTCGGCGGTATATACGATGATCGATTGCTCGTAAAAGCGGTACCGTCGGCAGTTATGTATATGCCGAACGCTTCTTACGAATTGCCGTACCCGGGCGCAAAAGAAATGCTTTTAGTAGACGGAGTTGAGGACAAAGCATTTATAACGGGCTTGTTTAACGCGATGTATGATGAACTGCCGGTACCGAAAATGAAAAAGAAAAGATAA
- a CDS encoding IS256 family transposase: protein MAKKNDTAFFEKKLLDFVTSTDPMLEMLQWVMDKFMEIEVAHKTGAEKGIHAQSRTGYRCGYRIRRFDTRLGTVYLSVPKIRQGGYIPFFVTEKKRSEQALIQVVQECWLNGVSTRKIEHIAKKLGIESLSASEVSRINSSLDQMVDEFRKRRLEAEYPVIWVDALYEKIRDNHRITNKAVMVIKAVNLEGQQEILAVEPMENESEETYSALFRKLRERGLEKVWLCVSDAHKGLQAAIRKTMPETTWQRCKVHFMRNILAYVRQKDKEKVGARLKLIRKVPDEKSARALKDDFCEEYEKSFPKAVECLEEGFEDSVQFYAFEELDSRKISSTSTLERLNREIRRRSSVVGIFPSTNAYIRLITSYLLEYSEDWQTERCYINATSIKVQKEILFNAA, encoded by the coding sequence ATGGCCAAGAAGAACGATACTGCATTTTTTGAAAAAAAACTACTGGATTTTGTAACGTCAACAGATCCTATGTTGGAAATGCTCCAGTGGGTAATGGACAAGTTCATGGAGATTGAAGTTGCGCATAAGACCGGAGCTGAAAAAGGGATTCACGCGCAAAGCCGCACCGGTTACAGATGCGGCTACAGAATCCGCCGCTTTGATACACGGCTCGGGACAGTTTATCTTTCGGTTCCCAAAATACGACAGGGCGGCTATATCCCGTTCTTTGTGACGGAGAAGAAACGCAGCGAACAGGCGCTCATTCAGGTCGTGCAGGAATGCTGGCTGAACGGAGTATCAACGCGCAAGATTGAGCATATAGCGAAGAAACTCGGAATTGAAAGCCTGAGCGCCTCTGAGGTCAGCCGGATAAACAGTTCTCTTGACCAGATGGTCGATGAGTTCCGTAAGCGCAGGCTGGAAGCAGAGTATCCGGTAATCTGGGTAGACGCTCTTTATGAAAAGATTCGTGACAACCACAGAATTACCAACAAGGCCGTGATGGTAATTAAGGCGGTAAATCTTGAAGGGCAGCAGGAAATTCTTGCTGTGGAGCCTATGGAAAATGAATCTGAAGAGACATATTCAGCTCTTTTCAGAAAGCTCCGGGAACGCGGACTTGAGAAAGTCTGGCTGTGCGTTTCCGATGCACACAAGGGGCTTCAGGCGGCGATACGCAAAACCATGCCTGAAACTACATGGCAGAGGTGTAAGGTTCATTTCATGCGGAATATACTTGCATATGTTCGGCAGAAAGACAAGGAAAAAGTTGGTGCAAGGCTGAAGCTTATCCGGAAAGTTCCTGATGAAAAATCGGCAAGAGCACTGAAGGATGATTTCTGCGAGGAATATGAAAAATCATTTCCCAAGGCAGTAGAATGTCTTGAAGAAGGATTTGAAGATTCCGTTCAATTTTACGCTTTTGAGGAACTGGACAGTCGTAAGATTTCAAGCACTAGCACGCTTGAACGGCTTAACCGTGAAATCCGGCGAAGGTCATCTGTTGTCGGCATTTTTCCGTCAACGAATGCTTATATAAGGCTGATAACAAGCTATCTGCTTGAGTATTCAGAGGACTGGCAGACTGAGCGTTGCTACATAAATGCCACTTCAATAAAAGTTCAAAAGGAAATTCTGTTTAACGCAGCATGA
- a CDS encoding type II toxin-antitoxin system RelE family toxin, which yields MWKILYHPEAKQELKKLDGSQQKIVLKAIIKVAQNPESNMKGGYGKPLGNKGGNNLSGLFKIKLKGLGLRIVYKLEQEALDNIMKIIVISVREDNEVYEIAAKRESR from the coding sequence ATGTGGAAAATATTATACCATCCAGAGGCAAAACAAGAACTAAAAAAATTAGATGGATCACAACAAAAAATAGTATTAAAAGCAATAATCAAGGTTGCACAAAATCCTGAGTCTAATATGAAAGGCGGTTATGGTAAACCGCTTGGAAATAAAGGTGGAAATAATTTAAGTGGATTATTCAAGATTAAACTAAAAGGGTTAGGATTAAGAATAGTTTATAAGTTAGAACAAGAGGCTTTAGATAATATAATGAAAATCATTGTGATTTCCGTGCGAGAAGACAATGAAGTATATGAAATTGCAGCAAAAAGGGAGTCAAGATAA
- a CDS encoding type II toxin-antitoxin system Phd/YefM family antitoxin, whose amino-acid sequence MNAVNSINILDSIIPISRFNKGEANKIFTEVKNNGIKIVVKNNTPECVLISPKDYQALIEQYEDALLMAEANNRLSNNVVYISHNDILSDLNINEQDLENIDVELE is encoded by the coding sequence ATGAATGCAGTAAATTCAATTAATATATTAGATTCCATAATTCCTATAAGTCGTTTTAATAAAGGTGAGGCGAATAAAATATTTACAGAAGTTAAAAATAACGGAATAAAAATCGTTGTAAAAAATAATACTCCGGAATGTGTTTTGATAAGTCCTAAAGACTATCAAGCGCTAATCGAGCAATATGAAGACGCTTTATTGATGGCTGAGGCAAACAATAGATTATCAAATAATGTAGTGTATATTTCACATAATGATATTCTAAGCGATTTAAACATAAATGAACAAGACCTAGAAAACATTGATGTCGAATTGGAGTAA